The following proteins come from a genomic window of Pseudomonas sp. MAG733B:
- a CDS encoding DUF2934 domain-containing protein, translating to MSTDDKRIREFAYQIWESEGKPEGEEARHWEMARKLAEAEALAPKKPAKAAAGKPAASKTLNGKAGDSKVAASKAKTKPAAASAVIPPGEKAVKKPRAARKPPAV from the coding sequence ATGAGTACCGACGATAAACGCATCCGCGAGTTTGCCTATCAGATCTGGGAATCGGAAGGTAAGCCAGAAGGCGAGGAAGCCCGGCATTGGGAGATGGCGCGCAAGCTGGCCGAAGCCGAAGCCCTGGCGCCGAAAAAACCGGCTAAAGCGGCTGCCGGCAAACCCGCCGCCAGCAAAACCCTCAATGGCAAGGCCGGCGATAGCAAAGTCGCCGCGTCAAAGGCCAAAACCAAACCGGCGGCGGCCTCTGCCGTTATCCCTCCCGGGGAAAAGGCCGTGAAAAAGCCTCGCGCAGCGCGGAAACCGCCGGCGGTCTGA
- the glgX gene encoding glycogen debranching protein GlgX, with protein MTRPKKDTPASQTEPSRIREGLPFPLGATWDGLGVNFALFSANATKVELCIFDDAGEVEIERIELPEYTDEIYHGYLPDAHPGLIYGYRVYGPYDPANGHRFNHNKLLIDPYAKQLVGKLKWSEALFGYTIGHPDADLSFDERDSAPFVPKCKVIDPAHTWGHDHRVSVPWDKTIIYETHVRGISMRHPSVPENLRGTFAGLMVDDVLEHIRKLGVSTVELLPIHAFVNDQHLLHKGMTNYWGYNSIAFFAPDPRYLASGKIAEFKEMVAHLHEANLEVILDVVYNHTAEGNEQGPTLSMRGIDNASYYRLMPDDKRFYINDSGTGNTLDLSHPCVLQMVTDSLRYWASEMHVDGFRFDLATILGRYHDGFDERHSFLVACRQDPVLRQVKLIAEAWDCGPGGYQVGNFPPGWVEWNDKFRDTVRAFWKGDDGQLADFASRMTASGEMFNQRGRRPYSSVNFVTAHDGFTLNDLVSYNDKHNEANDENNQDGSNNNLSWNHGVEGPTDDPEITALRHRQMRNFFATLLLAQGTPMLVAGDEFARTQDGNNNAYCQDSEIGWVNWDLSEDGKALLKFVKRLIKLRLAYPILRRGRFLVGNYNEDIGVKDVTWLAADGTEMTTEHWHDAHNRCLGMLLDGRAQETGIRRKGADATLLLVVNAHHDIVNFQLPEVPDGGFWTCMIDTNQPSIRGQERFELGHEYSVTGRSLLLFELQREEDE; from the coding sequence ATGACCCGTCCAAAGAAAGACACACCAGCATCCCAAACCGAGCCCTCACGCATCCGTGAAGGACTGCCCTTTCCGCTGGGTGCGACCTGGGATGGGCTGGGGGTCAATTTCGCCTTGTTTTCCGCCAACGCCACCAAGGTCGAACTGTGCATTTTCGACGACGCCGGCGAAGTGGAGATCGAACGCATCGAACTGCCGGAATACACCGACGAGATCTACCACGGCTACTTGCCCGACGCCCATCCGGGGCTGATCTACGGCTACCGCGTCTACGGTCCGTACGACCCGGCCAACGGCCATCGTTTCAACCACAACAAGCTGCTGATCGATCCTTACGCCAAACAACTGGTCGGCAAATTGAAGTGGTCCGAGGCGCTGTTCGGCTACACCATCGGCCACCCCGACGCCGACCTCAGTTTCGATGAACGCGACAGCGCGCCGTTCGTGCCCAAATGCAAAGTCATCGACCCGGCGCACACCTGGGGCCACGACCATCGCGTCAGTGTGCCGTGGGACAAGACGATCATTTACGAGACCCACGTGCGCGGCATCAGCATGCGCCACCCTTCCGTCCCCGAGAATCTGCGCGGCACCTTCGCCGGGTTGATGGTCGATGATGTACTCGAACATATCCGTAAACTTGGCGTATCCACCGTCGAGCTGTTGCCGATCCATGCCTTCGTCAATGATCAGCATTTGCTGCACAAGGGCATGACCAATTACTGGGGCTACAACAGCATCGCCTTCTTCGCCCCCGACCCGCGTTACCTGGCCAGCGGCAAGATCGCCGAATTCAAGGAAATGGTCGCGCACCTGCACGAAGCCAACCTGGAAGTGATCCTCGACGTGGTCTACAACCACACCGCCGAGGGCAATGAACAAGGCCCGACCCTGTCCATGCGCGGCATCGACAATGCCTCCTACTACCGCTTGATGCCTGACGACAAGCGCTTCTACATCAACGATTCCGGCACCGGCAATACCCTCGACCTGAGCCACCCGTGCGTGCTGCAAATGGTCACCGACTCCCTGCGCTACTGGGCTTCGGAAATGCACGTCGACGGTTTCCGCTTCGACCTGGCGACCATTCTCGGGCGCTATCACGACGGCTTCGACGAGCGTCACAGTTTCCTCGTGGCCTGTCGTCAGGACCCGGTGCTGCGGCAGGTCAAGCTGATTGCCGAGGCTTGGGACTGCGGCCCCGGCGGCTATCAGGTCGGCAACTTTCCGCCCGGTTGGGTGGAATGGAACGACAAGTTTCGCGACACCGTGCGCGCCTTCTGGAAAGGCGACGACGGCCAATTGGCGGACTTCGCCAGCCGCATGACGGCGTCCGGCGAGATGTTCAACCAGCGCGGCCGGCGCCCTTACTCATCGGTGAACTTCGTAACCGCTCACGACGGTTTCACGCTCAACGATCTGGTGTCATACAACGACAAACACAACGAAGCCAACGACGAAAACAATCAGGACGGCAGCAACAACAACCTGTCGTGGAACCACGGGGTCGAAGGCCCTACCGACGACCCTGAGATCACCGCCCTGCGCCATCGACAAATGCGCAATTTCTTCGCCACCCTGCTGCTGGCCCAAGGCACGCCGATGCTGGTGGCCGGCGATGAATTCGCCCGCACCCAGGACGGCAACAACAATGCCTATTGCCAGGACAGCGAGATCGGCTGGGTCAACTGGGACCTGAGCGAGGACGGCAAGGCCCTGCTCAAGTTCGTCAAGCGTCTGATCAAGCTGCGCCTGGCCTACCCGATCCTGCGCCGTGGGCGTTTCCTGGTGGGCAATTACAACGAGGACATCGGTGTCAAGGACGTCACCTGGCTCGCGGCGGACGGCACCGAGATGACCACCGAGCATTGGCATGACGCACACAATCGCTGCCTCGGCATGCTGCTCGACGGTCGTGCCCAGGAAACCGGCATCCGCCGCAAAGGAGCCGACGCCACCCTGTTGCTGGTGGTCAACGCCCATCACGACATCGTCAACTTCCAGCTGCCGGAAGTGCCTGACGGCGGGTTCTGGACCTGCATGATCGACACCAACCAACCGTCGATTCGCGGCCAGGAACGCTTCGAGTTGGGCCACGAGTACTCGGTCACCGGCCGTTCGCTGCTGTTGTTCGAATTGCAGCGAGAGGAAGACGAATGA